In the genome of Xanthomonas hortorum pv. pelargonii, the window CGTCGGACTGGCGCGGCGACGGGCGAAACACCACGCCGTAACGGTCCAGATCCAGGCGCGCCGCGCCGGCATGCATCATCTCGACCGCACAGCAGGCCAGACCGAAAGTCATCGGCCACATCGAACCGGTACGCGCCCAATTCAACAGCGCATCCACGCTGGTGGTCACGTAGCCCTTTTCGAGCAGCGGGTTCTCGCCTTCCGGGCGCAGGATGTCGTCCAACCGACCTTCCGGCATCGGATTGGTCATCAGACGATCGAGGGTCTGAATCACTCCCATTCCAACGCTCCCTTCTTCCAGACGTAGATAAAACCGAGGAACAACATGCCGACGAACAGCCCCATGGTGACCAACGAACGTGCGCCGATCTCCATGAACACCTGCGTCCACGGCACGATGAAGATGATTTCCAGATCGAACACGATGAACTGGATCGCGATCAGGTAGTAGCGCACGTCGAACTTCATGCGCGCGTCTTCGAATGCCTCGAAGCCACACTCGTACGGCGAGAGCTTGCGTGCATCGGGGCTACGCGGACCGAGGAACCGGCCGATCAACATCAATGTGATGCCGATACCGGTGGCGACGATCAGAAACAGCAGACTCGGCAAATATTCGGCCAGCACAGCGATTCTCTCTTGCCTTTGCCCGCACGCGCCGCGTGCCGGCATGGGGTATAAGCAGGACCCGCGCGTGGCATTACCACGATGCGCAGGAACTGCAGCCAAACAATGGTGCCCAAGAGGGGACTCGAACCCCTACGACCTAAATCGCTACCACCTCAAGGTAGTGCGTCTACCAATTCCGCC includes:
- a CDS encoding NuoB/complex I 20 kDa subunit family protein, producing the protein MGVIQTLDRLMTNPMPEGRLDDILRPEGENPLLEKGYVTTSVDALLNWARTGSMWPMTFGLACCAVEMMHAGAARLDLDRYGVVFRPSPRQSDVMIVAGTLVNKMAPALRKVYDQMPDPKWVISMGSCANGGGYYHYSYSVVRGCDRIVPVDIYVPGCPPTAEALVYGILQLQKKIWRTQTIAR
- a CDS encoding NADH-quinone oxidoreductase subunit A; the encoded protein is MLAEYLPSLLFLIVATGIGITLMLIGRFLGPRSPDARKLSPYECGFEAFEDARMKFDVRYYLIAIQFIVFDLEIIFIVPWTQVFMEIGARSLVTMGLFVGMLFLGFIYVWKKGALEWE